Proteins encoded by one window of Salmo trutta chromosome 17, fSalTru1.1, whole genome shotgun sequence:
- the tbxa2r gene encoding thromboxane A2 receptor isoform X1, with protein MKNKDNGNLKWTSSSSSEVLGIAELPATATMNLSNETTPPCFSINNPPFNFTHTIASVYFSTVFSPLGLTFNLIAFVVLLKSFQRMHSRSRSSFLVFLGGLVVTDFMGLLVTGIIVISFHFTQFNWRRLDPHCHFCNYMGMSMVFYGLCPLLLGATMAVERFVGINRPFARSTSMPKSRAVCIVLMVWAVAGSISLLPLVGVGSYHMQKPGSWCFFNISSKASDMVFCLLFSLVGLLSIAVSFLLNTVSVVTLVKVCCGQDSTQRRRDYEVEMMVQLIWIMMIATICWCPLLVFIAQTVLSESPVQVRYLLLFIRFATWNQILDPWVYILFRRAVLKRLYPSWDWSRGSIRTLYPASFVGTIRRFTRSSLGGDVLGGGERHVSVETQSFNVKAPPSSP; from the exons ATGAAGAATAAAGACAACGGAAATCTGAAATGGACTAGTTCCTCCTCTTCTGAAGTGTTGGGAATAGCCGAACTTCCTGCAACCGCCACCATGAACCTCTCCAACGAGACGACTCCACCGTGCTTCTCCATCAACAATCCCCCCTTCAACTTCACCCACACCATTGCTTCCGTCTACTTCTCCACTGTGTTCAGCCCTCTGGGCCTCACCTTCAACCTCATCGCTTTTGTGGTCCTCCTCAAGTCCTTCCAGCGCATGCACAGCCGCTCGCGCTCCTCCTTTCTCGTCTTCCTCGGCGGCCTGGTGGTCACCGACTTCATGGGCCTCCTGGTCACCGGCATTATCGTGATCTCCTTCCACTTCACCCAGTTCAACTGGCGCCGCCTGGACCCGCACTGCCACTTCTGCAACTACATGGGCATGTCCATGGTCTTCTACGGCCTGTGCCCGCTGCTGCTGGGCGCCACCATGGCTGTGGAGCGCTTCGTGGGCATCAACCGACCGTTCGCCCGCTCGACCAGCATGCCCAAGTCGCGGGCCGTGTGCATAGTGCTGATGGTGTGGGCGGTGGCGGGGTCCATCTCACTGCTGCCCCTGGTGGGCGTGGGGAGCTACCATATGCAGAAACCAGGCTCCTGGTGCTTCTTCAACATTAGCTCTAAGGCTAGCGACATGGTCTtctgtctgctcttctctctggtGGGGCTGCTGTCCATAGCCGTGTCTTTCCTGCTCAACACTGTGAGCGTGGTGACCCTGGTCAAGGTGTGCTGCGGCCAGGACAGCACGCAGCGTCGCCGCGACTACGAGGTGGAGATGATGGTGCAGCTCATCTGGATCATGATGATCGCTACCATCTGCTGGTGCCCCCTGCTG GTGTTTATTGCACAGACTGTGTTGTCAGAGAGCCCAGTTCAGGTCCGCTACCTGCTGCTCTTCATCCGTTTCGCCACCTGGAACCAGATCCTGGACCCCTGGGTGTACATCCTGTTTCGCCGCGCCGTCCTTAAGCGCCTCTACCCCAGCTGGGACTGGTCCCGGGGCTCCATAAGGACCCTGTACCCGGCCTCCTTCGTCGGCACCATCCGCCGGTTCACCCGTTCTTCCCTGGGCGGTGACGTCCTGGGGGGTGGCGAAAGGCACGTGTCAGTCGAAACCCAGTCATTTAACGTGAAAGCTCCACCTTCATCGCCTTGA
- the tbxa2r gene encoding thromboxane A2 receptor isoform X2: MKNKDNGNLKWTSSSSSEVLGIAELPATATMNLSNETTPPCFSINNPPFNFTHTIASVYFSTVFSPLGLTFNLIAFVVLLKSFQRMHSRSRSSFLVFLGGLVVTDFMGLLVTGIIVISFHFTQFNWRRLDPHCHFCNYMGMSMVFYGLCPLLLGATMAVERFVGINRPFARSTSMPKSRAVCIVLMVWAVAGSISLLPLVGVGSYHMQKPGSWCFFNISSKASDMVFCLLFSLVGLLSIAVSFLLNTVSVVTLVKVCCGQDSTQRRRDYEVEMMVQLIWIMMIATICWCPLLIYSLKGAVYGKPVEPDFMLLTLRMATFNQLCDPWVYILCQESRLRCLLHRLCCQRAQFRSATCCSSSVSPPGTRSWTPGCTSCFAAPSLSASTPAGTGPGAP, translated from the exons ATGAAGAATAAAGACAACGGAAATCTGAAATGGACTAGTTCCTCCTCTTCTGAAGTGTTGGGAATAGCCGAACTTCCTGCAACCGCCACCATGAACCTCTCCAACGAGACGACTCCACCGTGCTTCTCCATCAACAATCCCCCCTTCAACTTCACCCACACCATTGCTTCCGTCTACTTCTCCACTGTGTTCAGCCCTCTGGGCCTCACCTTCAACCTCATCGCTTTTGTGGTCCTCCTCAAGTCCTTCCAGCGCATGCACAGCCGCTCGCGCTCCTCCTTTCTCGTCTTCCTCGGCGGCCTGGTGGTCACCGACTTCATGGGCCTCCTGGTCACCGGCATTATCGTGATCTCCTTCCACTTCACCCAGTTCAACTGGCGCCGCCTGGACCCGCACTGCCACTTCTGCAACTACATGGGCATGTCCATGGTCTTCTACGGCCTGTGCCCGCTGCTGCTGGGCGCCACCATGGCTGTGGAGCGCTTCGTGGGCATCAACCGACCGTTCGCCCGCTCGACCAGCATGCCCAAGTCGCGGGCCGTGTGCATAGTGCTGATGGTGTGGGCGGTGGCGGGGTCCATCTCACTGCTGCCCCTGGTGGGCGTGGGGAGCTACCATATGCAGAAACCAGGCTCCTGGTGCTTCTTCAACATTAGCTCTAAGGCTAGCGACATGGTCTtctgtctgctcttctctctggtGGGGCTGCTGTCCATAGCCGTGTCTTTCCTGCTCAACACTGTGAGCGTGGTGACCCTGGTCAAGGTGTGCTGCGGCCAGGACAGCACGCAGCGTCGCCGCGACTACGAGGTGGAGATGATGGTGCAGCTCATCTGGATCATGATGATCGCTACCATCTGCTGGTGCCCCCTGCTG ATATATAGTCTGAAAGGTGCTGTGTACGGCAAACCCGTAGAGCCTGACTTCATGTTACTCACCCTACGGATGGCCACCTTCAATCAGCTATGTGACCCCTGGGTATACATCCTATGTCAGGAGTCCAGACTAAG GTGTTTATTGCACAGACTGTGTTGTCAGAGAGCCCAGTTCAGGTCCGCTACCTGCTGCTCTTCATCCGTTTCGCCACCTGGAACCAGATCCTGGACCCCTGGGTGTACATCCTGTTTCGCCGCGCCGTCCTTAAGCGCCTCTACCCCAGCTGGGACTGGTCCCGGGGCTCCATAA